Sequence from the Bremerella volcania genome:
CGCCAGCAGGTTACCCAGGCGGCTGGGCATGGCCTTGAAGAACCAGATGTGCACGATCGGGGCGGCCAGTTCGATGTGCCCCATGCGTTTGCGACGAACACGGCTGTGCGTGATTTTCACACCACACCGATCGCAGATCATGCCTTTGTATTTCATGCCGCGGTACTTACCGCACGCACATTCCCAGTCCTTTTCCGGGCCGAAGATACGTTCGCAAAAAAGGCCGTCCTTTTCCGGTCGGTAGGTTCGGTAGTTGATCGTCTCCGGCTTTTTGACTTCACCAAACGACCAACTGCGAATGTCATGAGGCCGTGCGAGGCTGATCTTGACCGCGGTGTAATCGTTGATTCGGTCGTAAGAGCTTTCGAGAATACTCATGGCCCGTGCTCCTTATGTATTTCCACTTGGATGGTCGTGTTGGTGAAGGTGCCGTTGGCTGCCTGGTGAGGTGCCAACGGCGGGGGTCGCCAATCGCGAACTGAGCTTTATCAGCTCGCCGCAACGAAGGCCGCCTGGTTTACAAGCGGCGCTTTTCCAGTTGCATATTCAACCCGAGCCCTCGGATTTCGTTGGTCAACACGTCGAAGCTGGCGGGCGTACCGGCTTCCAGCGTGTTTTCACCTTTGACCATCGATTCGTAGATTTTCGTTCTTCCTTCGACGTCGTCACTCTTCACAGTGAGCAGTTCCTGAAGGATGTACGCGGCACCGTAGGCTTCCAGAGCCCACACTTCCATTTCCCCGAAACGCTGACCGCCGAAACGAGCTTTACCACCCAGCGGTTGCTGAGTAATAAGCGAGTATGGCCCAGTGCTTCGAGCGTGCACCTTGTCATCCACCAAGTGATGCAGCTTCAACATGTAGATGTAGCCGACCGTCGTTTCCTGGTTGAGCGCTTCGCCGGTACGTCCGTCGTGAAGGCGTGCCTTCCCGTGACGCGGCAGTCCCGCTTCTTCCAGACAGTCGTTGATGATCTCTTCACTCGCCCCGTCGAACACCGGAGTGATCGCCTGGAATCCGAGCTTGGCACCTGCCCAACCCAAGTGGGTTTCCAGAATCTGCCCCACATTCATACGGCTAGGAACGCCGAGCGGGTTAAGCATGATCTGGATTGGGGTACCGTCCGGCAAAAATGGCATGTCTTCGACCGGGAGAATCTTGGCGATCACACCCTTGTTACCGTGGCGACCGGCCATCTTGTCACCCACCGAAATCACCCGCTTGGTGGCAATGTAGACCTTGACCATCTGCAGAACACCACTGCGAAGTTCGTCACCTCGCTTCATGCTGTTCAGCTTGCGATCGCGTTGATCGATCGCCAGTTCGATGGCTGGCCACTTGGCCGCATACAGCTGGCGGATCTGGGAAATCCGATCCTCACTCTTAAGGTTTTCCAGAATCTTGTACAGACGGAACTGCTGTGCCTGTTCCGCGATGTACTTGCTGTCCTGGTCGCGAGTTAGCGGAGTACCGTCTTCGTCGGTGACGGTCTTACTCAGGATCTTCTCGATCTCTCCGATGAATTCAGCGAAGAGTTCAGAAATGGCACTATTACCTTCAGCTTCGGCATCCTTGAGGGTCTTTTCAAACGCCTTTCGTTCGTCGTCCGAGAGGCTCATGCGGCGGGCAAACTTCTCGGCCTGAACAACGATCCCTTCGATGCCGGAAGGAACTTCCAGCGAATCGTTTTTCACGTCTTCACCAGCACGGCCAAAGATCGCGTGCAGCAGCTTTTCTTCCGGCGTCAACTCGGTCTTACTCTTTGGCGAAACCTTACCAACCAGGATGTCGCCAGGCTTCACGTAGGTACCGACCTGGACGATACCGCTCTCGTCGAGATTGCGAAGCATCTTTTCAGAGACGTTCGGAATATCTCGTGTGAAGTCTTCGCGGCCCAGCTTCGTTTCGCGAATTTCGACGTCGAACTCCTCGATATGAATCGAAGTGTAAACGTCTTGCTTCACCAGTTCTTCGCTGATGATGATCGCGTCTTCATAGTTGTAGCCGTCGAACGACATGAAGCCGACCAGTACGTTACGGCCCAAGGCCAACTGACCACCGTGGGTCGCGGCACCATCGGCCAGCACGTCGCCAGCGGTGATCTTCTGTCCCATCTTCACGACAGGATGCTGATTCAAGCAGGTACGCTCATTGAGACCAACAAACTTTCGCAGTTCGTAAACGTCTTCGGCATGCTCGGCAGCCCCGCTACGTTCGACGACCACCTTCAAGGCGTCCACATAGGTGACCGTACCATCGAACTTGGCCCGGACGATCATGCTTGAGTTCATGGCCACGTCACGCTCGACACCGGTACCGACGATCGGCGGTTCGGCAATCAGCAGGGGAACGGCTTGCCGCTGCATGTTGGATCCCATCAAAGCACGGTTCGCGTCGTCGTGCTCAAGGAATGGAATCAACGCCGCGGAAACACCCACCATCTGGCACGGAGCCACGTCGATGTAGTCCACTTCGGTCGGCGCGACCATCTCGAAGTCGCTACGGTAGCGAGCGATGATCAAGTCGCCCAGCAAGTTATCGTCTTCGTCTGTCGGCGTATCGGCCGGAGCCACCAGGGCGTCCGATTCCTCGTCGGCACGTAGCCAAACGAAGCCCTTGGCGATCTTACCGTTAGTGATCTTACGATAAGGCGTGATCAAAAAGCCGTATTCGTCCACCGACGAGTAAAGAGCCAAGCTAGAGATCAGACCGATGTTCGTACCTTCCGGCGTCTCAATCGGGCAGATACGACCGTAGTGCGAAATGTGAACGTCGCGAACCTCGAAACCGGCACGCTTTCGATTCAAACCGCCTGGGCCAAGGGCTGACAGGCGACGCTCGTGAGTGAGCATCGAGAGCGGGTTGGTCTGGTCGACCACCTGCGACAATTCGCCACGACCGAAGAAGTATTCGATGGCGGCGGAAATGCTCTTCGGGTTGACCAGGTTGCGCGGAGTCATGTCTTCCGCGTCCTTCAGGCTCATTCGCTCCTGAACCGTTCGACGCAGCTTCAAGAAGCCCTTTCGCATTTCGTCGCAAGCGAGTTCATCGATGGTACGCAGGCGACGATTACCAAGGTGGTCAATATCGTCGATGCGGGCCCGCTTATCGCCGGACGAAAGATTCAGGATGTAGCGAATCGCCGCGATCAAGTCCTCTGGACGCAGGGTCTGTTGACCTTCATCGATATCCAGACCGAGCTTTCGGTTCATACGGAAACGACCAACGCGCCCCAGGCGATAGCGGTTTTCGTCGTAGAACTTCTCGGCGAAAAGAGTCTTGGCCTTTTCCAATTGCGGCGGGTTACCAGGACGTAGTCGCTGATAGATACGCAGCAATGCTTCTTCGTGGCTGGAAGTGTTGTCCTCGGCCAACGCGTTGAAAATCAACTGCGTCTTAGGAGGCTCCATCACCTCGACCTTGTCGATGCCGGACGAACAAATCAGTTCCGCGATATTGCGGCTGATCTTCTGCCCCGCTTCGAGAATGATTTCGCCAGCGCGATCGCTACCACTGGGATAGATGATGTCGTCGACGGCGATCTTATTTTCGATCTTCGAGACGCTGCGGCCATCTTTGACCGCCTCGACGCTCGATTCGTAGAACGCACGGATCACGTCGGCGTCGCTACTGTACTCCGGCGACATGGCACGAAGGAGCGTCGTCGCGGCGAACTTACCGCTTTGGTCGATGCGGACCGTGAGCGAGTCCTTCTTCGA
This genomic interval carries:
- the rpoB gene encoding DNA-directed RNA polymerase subunit beta, with the protein product MATSSQRRLEPNEVRRFGSQSIYMAPPDLTKIQTLSYQNFLQADVEAEERDQELGIESVLREIFPIQSYDGQNQLDYVRYELGKPRYTPEECKQLRLTYGRPFRIWLRLNKEEPIEEEVYLGDLPVMLGGGEFIINGAERVVVSQLHRSPGVDFVLEQDTTSDKKLPSCRVIPERGSWIEVNVSKKDSLTVRIDQSGKFAATTLLRAMSPEYSSDADVIRAFYESSVEAVKDGRSVSKIENKIAVDDIIYPSGSDRAGEIILEAGQKISRNIAELICSSGIDKVEVMEPPKTQLIFNALAEDNTSSHEEALLRIYQRLRPGNPPQLEKAKTLFAEKFYDENRYRLGRVGRFRMNRKLGLDIDEGQQTLRPEDLIAAIRYILNLSSGDKRARIDDIDHLGNRRLRTIDELACDEMRKGFLKLRRTVQERMSLKDAEDMTPRNLVNPKSISAAIEYFFGRGELSQVVDQTNPLSMLTHERRLSALGPGGLNRKRAGFEVRDVHISHYGRICPIETPEGTNIGLISSLALYSSVDEYGFLITPYRKITNGKIAKGFVWLRADEESDALVAPADTPTDEDDNLLGDLIIARYRSDFEMVAPTEVDYIDVAPCQMVGVSAALIPFLEHDDANRALMGSNMQRQAVPLLIAEPPIVGTGVERDVAMNSSMIVRAKFDGTVTYVDALKVVVERSGAAEHAEDVYELRKFVGLNERTCLNQHPVVKMGQKITAGDVLADGAATHGGQLALGRNVLVGFMSFDGYNYEDAIIISEELVKQDVYTSIHIEEFDVEIRETKLGREDFTRDIPNVSEKMLRNLDESGIVQVGTYVKPGDILVGKVSPKSKTELTPEEKLLHAIFGRAGEDVKNDSLEVPSGIEGIVVQAEKFARRMSLSDDERKAFEKTLKDAEAEGNSAISELFAEFIGEIEKILSKTVTDEDGTPLTRDQDSKYIAEQAQQFRLYKILENLKSEDRISQIRQLYAAKWPAIELAIDQRDRKLNSMKRGDELRSGVLQMVKVYIATKRVISVGDKMAGRHGNKGVIAKILPVEDMPFLPDGTPIQIMLNPLGVPSRMNVGQILETHLGWAGAKLGFQAITPVFDGASEEIINDCLEEAGLPRHGKARLHDGRTGEALNQETTVGYIYMLKLHHLVDDKVHARSTGPYSLITQQPLGGKARFGGQRFGEMEVWALEAYGAAYILQELLTVKSDDVEGRTKIYESMVKGENTLEAGTPASFDVLTNEIRGLGLNMQLEKRRL